The DNA segment AAAACTGCGGCAATGCCGATGATGATGCCAAGTTTCGAGACGGTTTCCATCCAGAAGAGCAACCCCAGGGTATCGTTAAAGCTGGCAGGAGAACTCCTTGCAGATCAGGAAACGGAATTGTACGCCAAGGTAAACAGCTATGTCCAGCAGATCAATGTAGACATTGGCTCAAAAGTAAGTGCAGGGCAGGTACTGATGGTATTGGAAGCTCCGGAAGTCCTCGCCCAACTGGCTACGGCAAAGTCTAAACTACATGCCCAGGAAGCCATCTACATTGCCACGAAAGCAAATTACGACCGGATGTTTGACGCAGATAAAACCGAAGGGGCAATTTCCAAAGACGCCCTGGATCAGATTACTGCAAAAAAACAAGCCGATGAAGCAACGGTAAATGCCGCAAGGTCTGTTTACAATGAGCTAAAAGCCATGAACAATTACCTGGTCATCCGTGCTCCTTTTAGCGGTACCGTGACCGACAGAAGTGTAGATCTGGGTGCTTATGTTGGTCCTATGGGTAAAGCTGCCGATAAGCCTTTGCTTGTCATCCAGAACAACCATAAACTTCGCCTGTCCTTATCCGTTCCTGAATCCAGCACTCCTTACCTCAATGTGGGAGATACGATCCGGTTTAGGGTAAAATCTGTTCCGCAAAAGATGTATGCAGCCAGGATCTCCCGCAAATCAGGCGCTTTGGATCTGAAATTACGGTCTGAAAAGATTGAAGCAGATTTCATGAATGTAGGCCAGGATCTGAAGCCATTAATGGTTGCAGAAACAAACATTCCCTTGCAAGCAGGACAAGCCACTTTCTTTATCCCCAAAACAGCTTTAGTAGATGCAAATCTCGGCATCTACGTGATCCGTGTTGAAAATGGGAAGACAAAGAACATCCCTGTTTCCAAAGGGCGCATGATGCCCGACAAGGTAGAGGTATTTGGCGAACTCAGTGAGGGCGACCATATCCTGCTAAAAGCAACTGAAGAAATCGAAGAAGGAACATCCATAAAAAAATAGAAATCATGAATACATTTAATCAATTATGCTGTACCCTGGCCTTATCCAGTGTACTCTTTGCCGCCTGCAATTCTACTGCTCAACCAGTAAATACCACAACAAATAAAGAAGTCGT comes from the Pedobacter sp. FW305-3-2-15-E-R2A2 genome and includes:
- a CDS encoding efflux RND transporter periplasmic adaptor subunit, translating into MKRLTYILAGLALTFSACNNEKKETAKTAAMPMMMPSFETVSIQKSNPRVSLKLAGELLADQETELYAKVNSYVQQINVDIGSKVSAGQVLMVLEAPEVLAQLATAKSKLHAQEAIYIATKANYDRMFDADKTEGAISKDALDQITAKKQADEATVNAARSVYNELKAMNNYLVIRAPFSGTVTDRSVDLGAYVGPMGKAADKPLLVIQNNHKLRLSLSVPESSTPYLNVGDTIRFRVKSVPQKMYAARISRKSGALDLKLRSEKIEADFMNVGQDLKPLMVAETNIPLQAGQATFFIPKTALVDANLGIYVIRVENGKTKNIPVSKGRMMPDKVEVFGELSEGDHILLKATEEIEEGTSIKK